Proteins encoded together in one Pseudoalteromonas xiamenensis window:
- the mazG gene encoding nucleoside triphosphate pyrophosphohydrolase, with protein MENITKLLDIMQTLRDPEQGCDWDKKQTFDSIVPHTLEEAHEVAHAIEQQDWVNVKDELGDLLFQIVFYAQLGKEAGLFNFSDVVDNLNRKLVRRHPHVFEHQKTLTETELSMQWDAIKQQEKVGQSAQFGDDVLSSLPALTRAQKIQRRAAALGFDWPTYEGALDKVKEEVDEVEEAMNVDPYSAHSGEEIGDLLFATVNVARHGGFNAEQLLRKATEKFIGRFQQVESVLETQGKALNTASLQEMDEVWEQIKAAHKSV; from the coding sequence ATGGAAAATATCACAAAGTTACTCGATATCATGCAAACGTTACGTGATCCTGAACAGGGTTGTGATTGGGATAAAAAACAAACGTTTGACTCTATCGTACCGCATACGCTTGAGGAAGCACATGAAGTCGCGCATGCCATTGAGCAACAAGATTGGGTAAATGTAAAAGACGAATTGGGTGACTTGTTGTTCCAAATCGTTTTTTATGCGCAATTGGGTAAAGAAGCTGGTTTGTTTAACTTTTCGGACGTCGTTGACAACCTGAATCGAAAATTAGTTCGTCGTCATCCTCATGTCTTTGAACATCAAAAAACGCTAACTGAAACTGAATTGTCCATGCAATGGGACGCCATCAAGCAACAAGAAAAAGTGGGACAGAGCGCTCAATTTGGTGATGATGTATTGTCCTCGTTACCAGCGCTTACGCGAGCACAAAAAATTCAGCGTCGCGCCGCCGCACTGGGCTTTGACTGGCCAACGTATGAAGGAGCGCTAGACAAAGTGAAAGAAGAGGTGGATGAGGTAGAGGAAGCGATGAATGTTGATCCTTATTCCGCGCACAGTGGAGAAGAAATCGGTGATTTGCTTTTTGCAACCGTCAATGTTGCAAGGCACGGTGGATTTAACGCCGAGCAACTCCTTCGAAAAGCCACCGAAAAATTTATTGGTCGTTTTCAGCAGGTCGAATCAGTCTTAGAAACTCAAGGAAAAGCGCTCAATACCGCATCGCTACAGGAGATGGATGAAGTGTGGGAGCAAATTAAAGCAGCCCACAAATCAGTATGA
- a CDS encoding thymidylate synthase, giving the protein MKQYLELMRHVKETGVKKEDRTGTGTISVFGYQMRFNLQEGFPLVTTKKCHLKSIVHELLWFLKGETNIEYLKQHGVSIWDGWATEDGELGPVYGAQWRSWVGANGEVIDQITDVVEQIKTNPDSRRLIVSAWNPALLPDTTYSPKENAAMGKQALPPCHTLFQFYVLDGKLSCQLYQRSADIFLGVPFNIASYALLTMMIAQVCDLDVGDFVHTFGDAHLYLNHMEQVDEQLSRTPFAKPTMKINPAVKSIFDFKFEDFELVDYQAHPHIKAPVAI; this is encoded by the coding sequence ATGAAGCAATACTTAGAATTGATGCGCCATGTGAAAGAAACTGGTGTGAAGAAAGAAGACAGAACGGGAACTGGCACAATTAGCGTATTTGGATATCAAATGCGTTTTAATTTACAAGAGGGTTTTCCGTTAGTGACCACCAAAAAGTGTCACTTGAAATCAATTGTTCATGAGTTGCTTTGGTTCTTGAAAGGCGAAACGAACATTGAGTATCTTAAGCAACATGGTGTGAGCATTTGGGACGGTTGGGCAACTGAAGATGGTGAACTCGGTCCTGTTTATGGGGCTCAGTGGCGCTCTTGGGTTGGTGCAAACGGTGAAGTGATTGATCAAATTACCGATGTCGTTGAGCAAATTAAAACAAATCCAGATTCTCGACGTTTGATAGTGAGTGCTTGGAACCCCGCGTTATTGCCAGATACTACCTACTCACCGAAAGAAAATGCCGCAATGGGCAAGCAAGCGTTGCCTCCATGCCACACGTTATTTCAGTTTTATGTGTTAGATGGCAAATTATCGTGTCAACTTTACCAGCGTAGCGCAGACATCTTCCTTGGTGTGCCGTTTAACATTGCAAGCTATGCGTTATTGACCATGATGATAGCGCAAGTATGTGATTTGGACGTGGGTGATTTTGTCCATACCTTTGGTGATGCGCATTTGTATTTAAACCATATGGAACAAGTGGATGAGCAATTGTCACGTACGCCATTTGCGAAGCCGACGATGAAAATTAACCCGGCGGTTAAGTCGATATTCGATTTTAAATTTGAAGATTTTGAATTAGTGGATTATCAAGCACATCCACACATTAAAGCCCCTGTCGCAATCTAG
- the lgt gene encoding prolipoprotein diacylglyceryl transferase has product MAWQFPEIDPVIFSVGPLSVRWYGLMYLIGFVFAMWYANKEAEKPGSTWTKEQVSDLLFYGMLGVILGGRIGYVLFYQFNYFIENPLYLFRVDQGGMSFHGGALGVITAVLVFAWRTKKSILSVGDFVVPLVPVGLFAGRIGNFINGELWGRATDVPWAMIFPTGGPIARHPSQLYEAFLEGLVLFLMLLWFKQRARPAGALSGLFLFGYGIFRFCVEYFREPDAHIGLYGGIISQGQILSLPMVFAGIGLMVWAYRSKRQESQAQ; this is encoded by the coding sequence ATGGCTTGGCAATTTCCGGAAATTGACCCTGTAATCTTCAGTGTAGGGCCTTTGAGCGTTCGCTGGTATGGATTAATGTACCTAATCGGCTTTGTCTTTGCGATGTGGTATGCCAATAAAGAGGCTGAAAAACCAGGAAGTACTTGGACTAAAGAGCAAGTTAGTGACTTACTGTTCTATGGCATGCTTGGGGTTATTCTAGGTGGGCGTATCGGTTATGTACTGTTTTATCAGTTTAACTATTTCATTGAAAACCCCTTGTATCTCTTCCGGGTTGATCAAGGTGGTATGTCGTTTCACGGCGGAGCGCTCGGTGTAATTACTGCGGTGTTGGTTTTCGCATGGCGAACTAAAAAGTCGATTTTAAGCGTGGGGGATTTTGTCGTGCCTCTCGTGCCTGTTGGCTTATTTGCAGGCCGCATTGGCAACTTTATAAATGGGGAGCTTTGGGGGCGCGCAACGGACGTGCCGTGGGCTATGATTTTTCCAACGGGCGGCCCAATAGCACGGCATCCATCACAACTGTATGAAGCGTTTCTAGAAGGTCTAGTCTTGTTCCTTATGCTCCTTTGGTTCAAACAACGTGCTCGTCCAGCCGGAGCATTGTCTGGTTTATTCTTGTTTGGATACGGTATCTTTAGATTTTGTGTGGAATACTTCCGTGAACCAGATGCCCACATTGGGTTGTACGGTGGTATAATTTCTCAAGGTCAAATATTATCGTTGCCGATGGTTTTTGCTGGAATTGGGTTGATGGTGTGGGCGTATCGCTCAAAACGTCAAGAGAGCCAAGCGCAATAG
- the rppH gene encoding RNA pyrophosphohydrolase — protein sequence MIDAEGFRANVGIVICNNQGQVFWARRYGQHSWQFPQGGVDEGETPEQTMYRELREEVGLHPEDVEIVASSKHWLRYKLPKRLIRRDSSPVCIGQKQKWFLLKLRCKDEDVNLLHTHHPEFDDWRWVSYWYPVRQVVSFKRDVYRRVMKEFAPFAMPFNKREPAKENWRPKR from the coding sequence GTGATTGATGCCGAAGGTTTTCGTGCCAATGTCGGGATTGTAATTTGCAATAATCAGGGTCAGGTATTTTGGGCTAGACGTTATGGCCAACACTCCTGGCAATTTCCACAAGGTGGTGTGGACGAAGGGGAAACCCCAGAGCAAACCATGTACAGAGAACTTCGCGAAGAAGTTGGTTTGCATCCAGAAGATGTTGAAATTGTAGCGAGTTCAAAACATTGGTTGCGCTACAAATTACCAAAGAGATTGATCCGACGAGATTCAAGCCCGGTCTGTATTGGCCAGAAGCAAAAATGGTTTTTACTAAAACTTCGTTGTAAAGACGAAGATGTAAATTTACTCCATACGCATCATCCAGAGTTTGATGATTGGCGATGGGTTAGTTATTGGTATCCAGTCAGACAAGTGGTGTCTTTTAAACGTGACGTTTATCGACGCGTGATGAAAGAGTTTGCTCCATTTGCTATGCCATTTAATAAAAGAGAGCCCGCAAAGGAAAATTGGCGCCCAAAACGATAG
- the mutH gene encoding DNA mismatch repair endonuclease MutH has translation MLSPPKTTAELMQRVDAIAGLTLGEIAHHYQFKVPENLLKEKGWMGQLVEYVLGASAGSKPVPDFELLGIELKTLPIGYSGKPLETTYVSIVPLIDVTGLQWEDSVVRHKLSHVLWLPILAERDIAPIDRTIGSGFLWKPSVTQEAAIRRDWEEQLELIALGRVEEINGHLGEVMQIRPKAANSKALTDAIGPDGKVIKTLPRGFYLKTQFTANILKSQFGA, from the coding sequence ATGCTTTCTCCACCAAAAACAACGGCCGAATTAATGCAGCGCGTCGATGCTATCGCCGGCCTTACACTAGGAGAAATTGCGCATCATTACCAATTTAAGGTTCCAGAAAATCTACTCAAAGAAAAGGGTTGGATGGGTCAATTAGTTGAGTATGTTCTTGGTGCATCCGCGGGTTCAAAGCCTGTTCCTGATTTTGAATTACTCGGTATCGAGCTTAAAACCTTGCCCATTGGTTACAGTGGTAAACCGCTCGAAACGACCTACGTCTCAATAGTACCGCTGATTGATGTAACGGGGCTTCAATGGGAAGACTCCGTCGTTCGTCATAAGCTTTCCCATGTCTTGTGGTTACCTATTCTTGCCGAGAGGGATATCGCGCCTATCGACCGTACTATTGGAAGTGGATTTCTTTGGAAGCCATCCGTAACGCAGGAAGCGGCGATAAGACGTGATTGGGAAGAACAACTGGAGTTAATTGCGTTGGGTCGAGTTGAAGAAATCAACGGTCATTTAGGGGAAGTTATGCAGATCCGGCCCAAAGCGGCTAACAGTAAAGCGCTTACGGATGCAATTGGCCCTGACGGAAAGGTCATCAAAACATTGCCTCGAGGCTTTTACTTAAAAACACAATTCACCGCGAACATATTAAAATCGCAATTTGGCGCTTAA
- a CDS encoding CTP synthase, producing the protein MSTKFIFVTGGVVSSLGKGIAAASLAAILEARGLRVTILKLDPYINVDPGTMSPIQHGEVFVTEDGAETDLDLGHYERFIRTKMTKRNNFTQGRVFEDVLRRERRGEYLGATIQVIPHITNDIKRRVLEGAEGHDVAIVEIGGTVGDIESQPFLEAIRQLGTEIGRERALFMHLTLVPFLGAAGEVKTKPTQHSVKELRSIGIQPDILICRSDRKLPNNERAKIALFTNVEEKAVISLPDVDSIYKIPALLKSQELDSLVCRRFYLECPEADLSEWEQVLYQESNPTGEVTIGMVGKYIELPDAYKSVNEALKHAGLKNRLTVNIQYVDSQDIESKGTEVLANLDAILVPGGFGSRGVEGKIIAAKYARENKIPYLGICLGMQVALIEYARNVAGLDGANSTEFDNKSAHPVVGLITEWLDSEGNVETRDEQSDLGGTMRLGAQKCYLKDGSKVREVYGNEEIVERHRHRYEVNNHYVPKLEDAGLAFTGLSEDKKLVEIIENKDHPWFIAVQFHPEFTSTPRDGHPLFESFVAAAHSHQKASS; encoded by the coding sequence ATGAGTACTAAATTTATCTTCGTAACAGGCGGGGTTGTATCCTCTTTGGGTAAAGGTATTGCAGCTGCATCGTTGGCGGCAATTCTTGAAGCACGTGGTTTACGCGTCACAATTCTTAAATTGGACCCATATATCAACGTTGATCCTGGCACAATGAGCCCTATTCAACATGGTGAAGTTTTCGTAACCGAAGACGGTGCAGAAACTGACCTAGATCTTGGTCACTACGAGCGTTTTATCCGCACTAAGATGACAAAACGCAATAACTTCACTCAAGGTCGTGTCTTTGAAGATGTATTGCGTCGCGAACGTCGCGGTGAATACCTAGGTGCGACAATTCAAGTTATTCCTCATATTACAAACGACATCAAACGCCGTGTACTTGAAGGTGCTGAAGGACATGATGTCGCCATCGTTGAAATTGGTGGTACAGTTGGTGATATCGAATCGCAACCGTTTTTGGAAGCAATCCGTCAACTAGGTACGGAAATTGGTCGTGAACGTGCGCTTTTCATGCACTTGACGTTGGTTCCTTTCCTTGGCGCTGCAGGCGAAGTTAAAACGAAGCCAACGCAACACTCGGTGAAAGAATTACGTTCAATCGGTATTCAACCAGATATTCTTATCTGTCGTTCAGATCGCAAATTACCAAACAACGAGCGTGCGAAAATTGCACTTTTCACTAATGTGGAAGAAAAAGCGGTTATTTCACTGCCTGACGTTGACAGCATTTATAAGATCCCAGCACTTCTTAAATCACAAGAGTTGGATTCTTTAGTGTGTCGTCGTTTCTATCTTGAGTGCCCAGAAGCTGATTTATCTGAGTGGGAACAAGTACTATACCAAGAGTCAAACCCAACAGGTGAAGTGACGATCGGTATGGTCGGCAAATACATTGAATTGCCTGATGCGTATAAATCAGTGAATGAAGCGCTTAAGCACGCAGGGTTGAAAAACCGCCTTACAGTTAATATTCAATATGTTGATTCGCAAGATATTGAGAGCAAAGGTACGGAAGTTCTTGCTAACTTGGACGCAATTTTGGTTCCGGGCGGTTTCGGTAGCCGTGGTGTCGAAGGCAAAATTATTGCAGCTAAGTATGCTCGTGAAAATAAAATTCCATACCTTGGTATCTGTCTAGGTATGCAAGTTGCGTTAATTGAATACGCACGAAATGTTGCAGGTCTTGACGGTGCAAATTCAACCGAGTTTGATAACAAATCAGCGCATCCTGTTGTTGGTTTGATCACGGAATGGTTGGATTCAGAAGGCAATGTGGAAACACGTGATGAGCAATCGGATCTTGGTGGCACAATGCGTTTAGGTGCGCAAAAATGTTACTTAAAAGATGGCTCTAAAGTACGCGAAGTTTACGGCAATGAAGAGATCGTTGAGCGTCACCGTCATCGTTACGAAGTGAACAATCATTATGTGCCGAAACTTGAAGATGCAGGACTTGCGTTTACGGGTCTTTCGGAAGATAAGAAACTGGTTGAAATCATCGAGAACAAAGACCATCCATGGTTTATTGCGGTGCAATTCCACCCGGAATTCACTTCCACGCCACGTGATGGACATCCGCTGTTTGAAAGCTTTGTTGCTGCTGCTCACAGTCACCAAAAAGCATCATCATAA
- a CDS encoding sulfite exporter TauE/SafE family protein has translation MITSLTLFGLCAVLGSAVGFLAGLLGIGGGLIIVPVLTSLLLWLKVVPDTSVMLVAIATSLASILFTSTSSALAHHKNNNIPWHIAPWVMGGVALGALLSSFFAALLPEDYVRFIFGISVLLIAYRMLYSKEKAEESVTLPKGPLLSSITALMGALSAMIGIGGGALIVPLLSHFSIDMKKAIGCASACGIVIALFGSVGYITSGWHVFELSAGFIGFIYLPALFGVVSTSWFMAPIGAKATHHLPVKVIKRVFAGLLVIIAIKMLMS, from the coding sequence ATGATCACATCTTTAACACTGTTTGGTTTATGTGCAGTCCTAGGTTCCGCTGTTGGCTTTTTAGCAGGATTACTCGGTATTGGTGGTGGCCTAATTATCGTACCCGTATTGACCAGTCTTTTGCTTTGGTTAAAGGTTGTGCCGGACACAAGTGTTATGCTAGTAGCAATAGCCACGTCTCTTGCCAGTATTTTGTTTACTTCTACCTCTTCAGCTCTAGCTCATCATAAAAATAACAATATTCCGTGGCATATTGCACCTTGGGTTATGGGGGGCGTCGCACTTGGCGCGCTCCTTAGTAGCTTTTTTGCCGCATTGCTACCCGAAGACTACGTTCGCTTTATTTTTGGGATTAGCGTGCTACTTATTGCTTATCGCATGTTGTACTCCAAAGAAAAGGCAGAGGAGTCAGTTACGCTGCCCAAAGGACCTTTGCTTTCAAGCATTACCGCATTGATGGGGGCATTATCTGCAATGATCGGCATAGGTGGTGGAGCACTCATCGTGCCGCTTCTGAGCCATTTTTCAATTGATATGAAAAAAGCCATTGGCTGTGCGTCTGCTTGTGGCATTGTAATTGCGCTGTTTGGTTCTGTTGGATATATCACCTCAGGGTGGCATGTTTTCGAATTGTCAGCGGGTTTTATCGGTTTTATATATCTCCCAGCGTTGTTTGGTGTAGTTTCAACGTCTTGGTTTATGGCTCCAATTGGAGCAAAAGCTACGCATCATTTACCTGTTAAGGTAATAAAACGTGTTTTCGCAGGATTACTTGTGATTATCGCAATCAAAATGTTAATGAGTTAA
- the eno gene encoding phosphopyruvate hydratase, which yields MSKIVKVIGREVMDSRGNPTVEAEVFLESGAWGRACAPSGASTGTREALELRDGDKSRYLGKGVLTAVNYVNNEIANALIGKDALAQRDVDQVMIDLDGTENKEKFGANAILAVSLANAKAAAQAKGVALYEHIADINGTSGKFSMPVPMMNIINGGEHADNNVDIQEFMIQPVGAKSFREALRMGAEIFHSLKKVLSARGLNTAVGDEGGFAPDLKSNEEALEVIVEAVKAAGYEMDKDITLALDCASSEFYHDGKYDLKGEGKAFDSEGFADFLADLAARYPIVSIEDGLDESDWAGWKILTDKIGHKVQLVGDDLFVTNTKILTRGIEENIGNSILIKFNQIGSLSETLDAIKMAQDAGFTAVISHRSGETEDATIADLAVGTAAGQIKTGSLCRSDRVAKYNQLLRIEEALGEKALYKGRSEIKGQ from the coding sequence ATGTCAAAAATCGTTAAAGTGATTGGTCGTGAAGTTATGGACTCGCGCGGTAACCCGACTGTTGAAGCTGAAGTTTTCTTGGAATCTGGCGCTTGGGGACGCGCTTGTGCTCCATCAGGTGCTTCAACAGGTACTCGTGAAGCGTTAGAACTTCGCGATGGCGACAAATCACGTTACCTAGGTAAAGGTGTATTAACAGCGGTAAATTACGTAAACAACGAAATCGCCAATGCACTTATCGGTAAAGATGCACTTGCACAACGTGACGTTGACCAAGTAATGATCGATCTAGACGGTACTGAAAATAAAGAAAAATTTGGTGCGAACGCGATTCTTGCTGTTTCTCTAGCGAACGCGAAAGCGGCAGCACAAGCAAAAGGTGTCGCACTTTACGAACATATCGCAGACATCAATGGAACGTCTGGTAAATTCTCAATGCCAGTACCTATGATGAACATCATCAACGGTGGTGAGCATGCAGACAACAACGTTGATATTCAAGAGTTTATGATCCAGCCAGTTGGCGCGAAAAGTTTCCGTGAAGCACTACGTATGGGCGCAGAGATCTTCCACAGCTTGAAGAAAGTATTAAGTGCACGTGGCCTAAATACAGCAGTAGGTGATGAAGGTGGTTTTGCGCCAGATCTTAAGTCAAACGAAGAAGCGCTAGAAGTCATTGTTGAAGCGGTTAAAGCAGCGGGCTACGAGATGGATAAAGACATCACGTTGGCGCTTGACTGTGCATCATCAGAATTCTACCACGATGGTAAATATGACCTTAAAGGCGAAGGCAAAGCATTCGACTCAGAGGGTTTTGCGGACTTCTTAGCTGACTTAGCTGCACGTTACCCAATCGTTTCAATCGAAGACGGTTTGGACGAAAGTGACTGGGCGGGTTGGAAAATCCTAACAGACAAAATTGGCCACAAAGTACAATTAGTGGGTGATGACTTATTCGTGACTAACACGAAGATTCTAACGCGTGGTATTGAAGAGAACATCGGTAACTCTATCCTTATCAAGTTTAACCAAATCGGTTCATTGTCAGAAACACTAGATGCAATCAAAATGGCACAAGATGCTGGTTTCACTGCGGTCATTTCTCACCGTTCAGGCGAAACAGAAGATGCTACGATTGCGGATCTTGCGGTGGGTACAGCGGCTGGTCAAATTAAGACCGGTTCACTTTGCCGTTCAGACCGTGTAGCTAAGTACAACCAGTTACTACGTATCGAAGAAGCACTTGGTGAAAAAGCACTTTACAAAGGTCGCTCTGAAATCAAAGGTCAATAA
- the galU gene encoding UTP--glucose-1-phosphate uridylyltransferase GalU, producing MKAVIPVAGLGTRMLPATKAIPKEMLPIVDKPLIQYVVNEAVAAGIKEIVLVTHSSKNSIENHFDTSFELEATLEKRVKRQLLKEVQSICPKGVTLIHVRQGEAKGLGHAINCAGPVIGNSPFVVLLPDVLIDEAASDLKKDNLAEMVARFKETGASQIMVEPVAQSDVDKFGIVDIGDVKLKAGESADLQSMIEKPHVDEAPSNLAVVGRYVLSQNIWSLFDKTPLGAGDEIQLTDAIAMLMKQEPVQAYAMKGKSHDCGSKLGYLCANVEYALRREEFASELKAHIAKLLEAN from the coding sequence ATGAAAGCGGTGATACCAGTTGCAGGACTTGGCACAAGAATGTTGCCAGCAACAAAAGCAATTCCTAAGGAAATGTTACCGATAGTTGATAAGCCGTTGATTCAATACGTTGTTAATGAAGCTGTGGCTGCGGGCATTAAAGAAATCGTTCTTGTAACGCATTCAAGTAAGAATTCCATTGAAAACCACTTCGATACCAGCTTTGAATTGGAAGCGACGCTTGAAAAGCGTGTTAAGCGTCAATTACTGAAAGAAGTACAAAGTATTTGTCCAAAAGGCGTAACGCTTATTCACGTTCGCCAAGGTGAAGCTAAAGGGTTAGGTCATGCTATCAATTGTGCAGGTCCCGTGATAGGGAACTCTCCATTTGTTGTGCTTCTGCCAGACGTACTGATTGATGAAGCCGCGAGCGACCTAAAGAAAGACAACTTAGCTGAGATGGTTGCTCGTTTTAAAGAAACGGGTGCAAGTCAAATCATGGTAGAGCCAGTGGCTCAATCCGATGTCGATAAGTTTGGTATCGTTGATATTGGTGATGTAAAGCTAAAAGCAGGTGAAAGTGCGGACTTACAATCAATGATAGAAAAACCTCACGTTGATGAAGCACCGTCAAACCTAGCTGTAGTGGGTCGTTACGTTTTAAGTCAAAATATTTGGTCATTGTTTGATAAGACGCCGTTAGGAGCAGGAGATGAAATCCAGCTGACGGATGCAATTGCCATGTTAATGAAGCAAGAACCGGTTCAAGCTTATGCCATGAAAGGCAAAAGCCATGATTGTGGCAGTAAGCTGGGTTATCTGTGTGCCAATGTTGAGTATGCGCTTCGACGTGAAGAATTTGCGTCTGAGCTAAAAGCCCACATAGCGAAGTTACTCGAAGCCAACTAA
- the ptsP gene encoding phosphoenolpyruvate--protein phosphotransferase, which produces MLATLRTIAEAVAQEPSLDAALNRFVSMVKEAMQTECCSIYFADYSQDNFILMATNGLNPSAVGTFRMGFTEGLVGLVAQREEPINVAYAQAHPRFKLSPEVNEEGYNAFLSVPVVHQRKVLGVIVVQQKAARVFSHDEESFLITLSAQLASQLANIELKEVLRQSDSTHQTSMLKGVASAPGIAIGEGFVVLPKLEFSSIELQKSDDTESQRKKFLQAVSATRHEFHVLANTLSDTIPKEALAVFEVYQQLLDARSLGQRVEAELQAGWNAKSALKLVIERLVSQFSAMQDPYIKERAIDIKDIGLRVLHHLVSTEQAVKPYPEKTILIAHTLTPSMLAEVPKENLVGVVSINGAANSHASILTRAMAIPAIWGIEDLPLLQFDGKKLILDAYAGRVYISPSEALVREYLHLKHQDSLLHDKFEAEHDLPAVTKDGEHISLLLNAGLDLNTEQINAKLCDGVGLYRTEAWFMQKGQFPSQKEQEEWYREVLTRHHPDPVVMRTLDIGGDKVLDYFDIQEDNPFLGWRGIRVSLDHPELFLDQLKAMLKANAGLGNLRIMLPMVSHTEEVEEALALLEQAYFELQEEWADQFYDLERPEIGVMLEVPSSVFLLPEWAEKVDFCSVGSNDLTQYLLAVDRANAKVAELFDPYHPSVLRVLAKIAKDCQKFELPFSLCGELGGEPEGAILLVAMGYRRLSMNFSSLNKVKWVLRRLQVVDMENLLEACLAQSSAKQVHRLLKQFMIEQQFSELLYTQKGKV; this is translated from the coding sequence GTGCTTGCAACGTTAAGAACAATTGCAGAAGCGGTTGCTCAAGAGCCATCGCTAGATGCGGCCTTGAATCGTTTTGTAAGCATGGTCAAAGAGGCAATGCAGACTGAGTGCTGCTCCATCTATTTTGCGGATTATAGCCAAGATAATTTTATTTTGATGGCGACGAACGGTCTGAATCCAAGTGCCGTCGGGACATTTCGCATGGGCTTTACAGAAGGTCTTGTAGGTCTTGTAGCTCAGCGTGAAGAGCCAATCAATGTGGCGTATGCGCAAGCTCATCCGCGCTTTAAACTCTCTCCAGAAGTCAACGAAGAAGGCTACAATGCCTTTTTATCCGTGCCCGTTGTGCACCAACGTAAAGTGCTGGGGGTCATCGTTGTTCAGCAAAAAGCGGCAAGGGTGTTTAGCCATGATGAAGAATCATTTCTAATTACCTTGTCTGCGCAACTTGCCTCGCAGTTAGCTAATATTGAGCTTAAAGAGGTGTTGAGACAAAGCGACTCAACCCATCAAACGTCTATGCTCAAAGGGGTTGCAAGTGCACCGGGTATTGCCATTGGTGAAGGTTTTGTGGTTTTACCCAAACTTGAGTTTTCAAGTATTGAGCTGCAAAAAAGTGACGATACAGAAAGTCAGCGAAAAAAATTCCTTCAAGCTGTCTCTGCCACTCGCCATGAATTTCATGTGTTAGCGAATACGTTAAGCGACACTATTCCCAAAGAAGCATTGGCCGTTTTTGAGGTTTATCAACAGCTTCTAGATGCAAGAAGTTTAGGTCAGCGTGTTGAAGCAGAATTACAAGCGGGTTGGAATGCCAAGTCAGCACTAAAACTGGTTATTGAACGATTGGTGTCGCAATTTAGTGCCATGCAGGACCCGTACATTAAAGAACGGGCAATAGACATCAAAGACATTGGTCTCCGTGTCTTACATCATTTAGTTAGTACGGAACAAGCCGTTAAGCCTTACCCTGAAAAAACCATTCTGATTGCGCACACGTTGACGCCATCGATGTTGGCTGAAGTGCCCAAGGAAAATTTAGTTGGGGTTGTAAGTATTAATGGTGCGGCGAATTCGCATGCCTCAATTCTTACACGAGCGATGGCCATCCCGGCGATTTGGGGGATTGAAGACTTACCGCTATTGCAATTTGATGGCAAGAAGTTGATTTTGGATGCCTATGCAGGCCGCGTTTACATCTCACCCTCTGAAGCGCTGGTACGTGAGTACCTTCACCTTAAACATCAAGATAGCTTATTGCACGATAAGTTTGAGGCGGAACACGACCTACCTGCGGTAACAAAAGATGGCGAGCATATCAGTTTATTGCTCAATGCTGGTTTAGACTTAAACACCGAGCAAATTAACGCCAAGCTTTGTGATGGCGTTGGACTTTATCGGACAGAAGCTTGGTTTATGCAAAAAGGGCAGTTCCCTTCGCAAAAAGAGCAAGAAGAATGGTATCGCGAAGTACTGACTCGTCATCACCCTGATCCCGTGGTTATGCGAACATTGGATATAGGTGGTGACAAAGTACTGGATTATTTTGATATTCAAGAAGACAACCCGTTTTTAGGCTGGCGTGGGATTCGTGTGTCTCTTGATCACCCTGAACTTTTTCTAGATCAACTTAAAGCCATGCTCAAGGCCAATGCGGGCTTGGGCAATTTGCGTATTATGTTGCCAATGGTCAGTCATACCGAAGAAGTTGAAGAAGCGTTGGCTTTACTAGAGCAAGCGTATTTTGAACTGCAAGAAGAATGGGCTGATCAGTTTTATGATCTTGAGCGACCCGAGATCGGCGTAATGTTGGAAGTTCCATCGAGTGTTTTCCTATTGCCTGAGTGGGCCGAAAAAGTTGATTTTTGTTCGGTTGGTAGTAATGATTTAACGCAATACTTACTTGCGGTCGATAGGGCAAATGCTAAGGTTGCTGAGTTATTCGATCCATACCACCCGAGCGTTTTACGTGTATTGGCAAAAATAGCAAAAGATTGTCAAAAATTTGAATTGCCGTTTAGTTTGTGTGGAGAGCTAGGGGGTGAGCCAGAAGGGGCTATTCTGTTGGTTGCTATGGGATATCGTCGCTTAAGCATGAACTTTTCTTCGCTCAATAAAGTGAAGTGGGTGCTAAGACGGTTGCAGGTGGTTGACATGGAAAATCTACTCGAAGCTTGTTTGGCACAATCCTCAGCCAAGCAAGTACATCGATTGTTGAAACAGTTTATGATTGAACAGCAGTTCAGTGAATTGTTGTATACCCAAAAAGGCAAAGTTTAA